One genomic window of Arachis stenosperma cultivar V10309 chromosome 10, arast.V10309.gnm1.PFL2, whole genome shotgun sequence includes the following:
- the LOC130954234 gene encoding chloride conductance regulatory protein ICln-like, with amino-acid sequence MGLGLRNFTERNNNGQPVLDTENGEELKHMQHGVDLVLANVPPISSGILYITTKQVIWLNDVDNTKGYAVNFLSISLHDISRDPDAYPHPCLYTQIDTNAEEDGSENSDSKSIDIQDLSKITEMRFIPFYPSQLDTLFQVFCECAELNPEPNDGEEHDWVFSADQMEGEEEEGYISHNPVNSLGLSNGHHDLARTVLELHINDQRFEDAEEMEHDEDGTHN; translated from the exons ATGGGTTTAGGGTTGAGAAACTTCACTGAGAGAAACAATAATGGACAACCTGTCCTGGACACTGAGAATGGGGAGGAACTCAAGCACATGCAGCATGGTGTGGACCTTGTGCTTGCCAACGTCCCTCCCATCTCCTCCGGCATACTCTATATTACTACTAA GCAAGTGATATGGCTCAACGATGTAGACAACACCAAGGGATATGCTGTTAATTTCTTGTCTATTTCCCTCCATGACATCTCAAGAGACCCAGATGCCTACCCCCATCCTTGTTTATACACCCAG ATTGACACTAATGCTGAAGAGGATGGTTCCGAAAACTCCGACTCTAAATCCATTGACATACAGGATTTATCCAAGATCACAGAGATGAGGTTTATCCCCTTTTATCCTTCTCAAT TGGATACTTTGTTTCAAGTATTTTGTGAGTGTGCAGAGCTTAATCCAGAACCAAATGATG GAGAAGAGCATGATTGGGTTTTCAGTGCTGATCAGATGGAAGGGGAAGAGGAAG AAGGTTATATCTCTCATAATCCAGTGAACTCTCTTGGTCTGTCAAATGGACATCATGATCTAGCTCGTACAGTACTTGAG CTTCATATCAACGATCAGCGTTTTGAGGATGCAGAAGAGATGGAGCACGATGAGGATGGCACTCATAATTGA